Proteins from one Blattabacterium cuenoti genomic window:
- the pheS gene encoding phenylalanine--tRNA ligase subunit alpha, whose protein sequence is MDKKIDKIKKYIKYFHIKTSDDLNSFRGKLLGKKKGIITILFKELKDISIYKRKNYGIIINELKKEVQKKIFHYKSKNNIQNEKILKYDPTIPGKSIELGSIHPLSIMKNRIIDIFLKIGFTYVDGPEIEDDWHNFTALNIPIYHPSRDMQDTFFLYKNPDILLRTHTSSIQIRYMKKYSPPFRVLSIGKVYRNETISSHSNFMFHQAEGFYIDKKVSFSDLKQTVHYLITSLFGKAKIRFRPSYFPFTEPSAEVDISYNNKWLEIMGCGMIDPEVLKNVNIDPEIYYGFAFGLGIERLTLMIYHMKDIRIYFDNDIRFLKQFKYEF, encoded by the coding sequence ATGGATAAAAAAATAGATAAAATAAAAAAATATATTAAATATTTTCATATAAAAACATCTGATGATTTAAATTCATTTAGAGGAAAATTATTAGGGAAAAAAAAAGGAATTATAACAATATTATTTAAAGAATTAAAAGATATATCCATTTATAAAAGAAAAAATTATGGAATAATTATCAATGAATTAAAAAAAGAAGTTCAAAAAAAAATCTTTCATTATAAATCAAAAAATAATATTCAAAATGAAAAAATACTCAAATATGATCCTACTATACCTGGAAAATCTATAGAATTGGGATCAATACACCCGTTATCTATTATGAAAAATAGAATAATAGATATTTTTCTAAAAATTGGATTTACTTATGTAGACGGACCAGAAATAGAGGATGATTGGCATAACTTTACTGCTTTAAATATTCCAATTTATCATCCATCTAGAGATATGCAGGATACATTTTTTTTATATAAAAATCCAGATATTTTATTACGTACACATACTTCATCTATACAAATACGATATATGAAAAAATATAGTCCACCTTTTCGTGTTCTATCTATAGGAAAAGTATATAGAAATGAAACGATTTCATCACATTCCAATTTTATGTTTCATCAAGCAGAAGGATTTTATATAGATAAAAAAGTTTCCTTTTCCGATCTAAAACAAACGGTTCATTATTTAATAACTTCTCTTTTTGGAAAAGCAAAAATAAGATTTCGTCCATCTTATTTCCCATTTACAGAACCTAGCGCTGAAGTAGATATATCCTATAATAATAAATGGTTAGAAATTATGGGTTGTGGAATGATAGACCCAGAAGTTTTAAAAAATGTAAATATTGACCCAGAAATTTATTATGGATTTGCTTTTGGATTGGGAATAGAGCGTTTAACTTTAATGATTTATCATATGAAAGATATTAGAATTTATTTTGATAATGATATTCGTTTTTTAAAACAATTTAAATATGAATTTTAG
- a CDS encoding CvpA family protein produces MLILDIIIIILVLNGGYHGYKKGLIYQFFVFMIFLIFIYKGIIIFDFIKKINVVVVNKESYFFIISSIIIFFLSIIFLSFLSKKIIELIMIITWMKPIDKFLGGILGMIKYFFWISICLFFLKEVNKKINIIPYSFFQNSFEKEFQFFFSKKGYLFYKLKELYFYFQILFLK; encoded by the coding sequence ATGTTAATATTAGATATAATCATTATTATTTTAGTTTTAAATGGAGGATATCATGGTTATAAAAAAGGTTTAATTTATCAATTTTTTGTATTCATGATATTTTTAATTTTTATTTATAAAGGAATTATTATATTTGATTTTATTAAAAAAATAAATGTAGTAGTAGTAAATAAAGAATCTTATTTTTTTATAATTTCTTCTATCATTATTTTTTTTCTTTCTATAATTTTTTTATCTTTTTTATCAAAAAAAATTATAGAATTAATTATGATAATTACATGGATGAAACCTATTGATAAATTCTTGGGTGGAATATTAGGCATGATTAAATATTTTTTTTGGATTTCAATATGTCTTTTTTTTCTAAAAGAAGTAAATAAAAAAATAAATATAATTCCTTATAGTTTTTTTCAAAATTCTTTTGAAAAAGAGTTTCAATTTTTTTTTTCTAAAAAAGGATACTTATTTTATAAATTGAAAGAATTATATTTTTATTTTCAAATTTTATTTTTAAAATGA
- a CDS encoding LuxE/PaaK family acyltransferase, giving the protein MSFKNKIFSFLSKNEFENLTLDIFHYQIKYNKIYKNYLQSLKIDPIEIKNISQIPFLPISFFKTHCICHNTKSIPDIIFTSSGTTGIKKSKHYVEDLSIYLNSIKKGFEFFYGPIEKFKFLGLIPTDRNDSSLIYMVKYFIQKTIKNGSHFISSSYSYKRKNIIFPEKKNILIFGLSFSLLDFIKKNVGNSKRKNEYKKNVIIMETGGMKGKRKEIIREELHNILKKFFFVDEIHSEYGMTELLSQAYAKKNGIFRCPPWMKIYIRDPEDPFIHINNNKIGGIDIIDLSNYLSCPFISTEDLGRKINEEEFEVLGRMDFSDIRGCNIMNIKI; this is encoded by the coding sequence ATGAGTTTTAAAAATAAAATTTTTTCGTTTTTATCAAAAAATGAATTTGAAAATTTAACATTGGATATATTTCATTACCAAATAAAATATAATAAAATTTATAAAAATTATCTTCAATCATTAAAAATTGATCCAATAGAAATAAAAAATATTTCTCAAATTCCTTTTTTACCTATTTCTTTTTTTAAAACACATTGTATTTGTCATAATACCAAAAGTATTCCAGATATAATTTTTACTAGTAGCGGAACAACAGGTATAAAAAAAAGTAAACATTATGTAGAAGATTTAAGTATTTATCTAAATAGTATTAAAAAAGGATTTGAATTTTTTTATGGTCCAATAGAAAAATTTAAATTTTTAGGACTTATTCCTACTGATAGAAATGATTCTTCTTTAATTTATATGGTAAAATATTTTATACAAAAGACCATTAAAAATGGAAGTCATTTTATTTCTTCTTCTTATTCTTATAAAAGAAAAAATATTATTTTTCCTGAAAAAAAAAATATTTTAATTTTTGGACTTAGTTTTTCTTTATTAGATTTTATAAAAAAAAATGTTGGTAACAGTAAAAGAAAAAATGAATATAAAAAAAACGTTATTATTATGGAGACAGGAGGAATGAAAGGTAAACGAAAAGAAATAATTAGAGAAGAATTACATAATATATTAAAAAAATTTTTTTTTGTCGATGAAATTCATTCGGAATATGGAATGACGGAATTGCTTTCTCAAGCATATGCAAAAAAAAACGGTATATTTCGATGTCCTCCTTGGATGAAAATATATATAAGAGATCCGGAAGATCCTTTTATTCATATAAATAATAATAAAATAGGAGGTATTGATATTATAGATTTATCTAATTATTTGTCTTGTCCTTTTATTTCAACAGAAGATTTAGGAAGAAAAATAAATGAAGAAGAATTCGAAGTCTTAGGAAGAATGGATTTTTCAGATATACGAGGATGTAATATAATGAACATTAAAATCTAA
- a CDS encoding inorganic phosphate transporter yields MKFFYSSIIVVLFLLSIFDLIVGLINDAVNFLNSAIGSKVASRKIIMSFASLGILLGAVLSSGMMEVARKGVFDPSYFYFSDIIFIFLAVMISDIILLDIFNTLGLPTSTTVSMVFCLLGGAFSIAIIKMSSPLNNEPFHHLTLYIKTEKTLTISIGIFLSIIISFISGSFIHYFIRYLFGFEYENKLKHVGVIWTAISLSCMTYFLIIRGLHSTFQGFINNNLTGFSLFIQHFIKCIHHNFFIFLIILFLTWTIIAKIFVSLGYNILKFVVLYGTFSLAMAFAGNDLVNFIGIPIAGIQSYKIWIKAGSPPPEKFNMKGLSGNVKVPSIILIIAGMIMIITLWFSKKTKNITSTEINLSRQNEGSEKFLSNSFSRGIVRFFLYFGKSFFKLFPKRFLVKIEKNFKQKKIQKKENIAFDLVRASANLTISSILISIATVKKLPLSTTFVTFMVSMGTSLSDRAWDRESAVYRISGVLKVIRGWFLTGFMAFIISGIIASFLYFFKEWALYSLIFLILFVFYKSYKKYHQKKRQKEKPFFDIIVNIPIETTLNKTFYIFKTILEYIEEMYKSSIEGITQENFKTLQYSRNIFLKLKENFKNIQNTLIQVIRNTKTSKTTYGIIYLHIYNKTKDIIESSDIITNHTLFHVINSHTPLKYKQKKNLLILENLMIEHFHIIKKITINKNLQKIQFPCTIQNKILNKIEEQMNQQVMGIISQKYGKKNTLLMLDILLQSKKITKSIKDIILLYKKNISSKKDASFIIF; encoded by the coding sequence ATGAAATTTTTTTATTCCTCAATTATAGTGGTTCTTTTTTTATTATCTATATTTGATCTTATTGTTGGATTAATTAATGATGCTGTTAATTTTTTAAATTCTGCCATTGGATCTAAAGTTGCATCTCGAAAAATAATTATGTCTTTTGCTAGTTTAGGTATTTTATTAGGAGCGGTTTTATCTAGCGGAATGATGGAAGTAGCAAGAAAAGGGGTTTTTGATCCTTCTTATTTTTATTTTTCAGATATTATTTTTATTTTTTTAGCTGTTATGATATCTGATATTATATTATTGGATATTTTTAATACTTTAGGATTACCCACTTCTACTACAGTATCTATGGTTTTTTGTTTATTAGGTGGAGCATTTAGTATAGCAATCATTAAAATGAGTTCTCCATTAAATAATGAGCCATTTCATCATTTAACTTTATACATTAAAACAGAAAAAACATTAACTATTAGTATAGGTATTTTTTTATCTATTATAATTTCTTTTATTTCTGGTTCTTTTATTCACTATTTTATTCGTTATTTATTTGGTTTTGAATATGAAAATAAATTAAAACATGTAGGAGTAATATGGACGGCTATTTCATTAAGTTGTATGACTTATTTTCTTATTATAAGAGGATTACATAGTACATTTCAAGGTTTTATTAATAATAATTTAACAGGATTTTCCTTATTCATTCAACATTTTATAAAATGTATTCATCATAATTTTTTTATTTTTTTGATTATATTATTTTTAACATGGACAATTATAGCGAAAATATTTGTTTCTTTAGGATATAATATATTAAAATTTGTTGTATTATATGGAACTTTTTCTTTAGCTATGGCTTTTGCAGGAAATGATTTAGTAAACTTTATAGGAATCCCTATAGCTGGAATACAATCTTATAAGATATGGATAAAAGCAGGTAGCCCCCCTCCTGAAAAATTCAATATGAAAGGTTTGTCGGGAAATGTGAAAGTTCCATCTATTATTTTAATTATTGCAGGAATGATTATGATAATAACTCTTTGGTTTTCTAAAAAAACAAAAAACATAACTAGTACAGAAATTAATTTAAGTAGACAAAATGAAGGATCAGAAAAATTTTTATCCAATTCTTTTTCTAGAGGAATTGTTCGATTTTTTTTATACTTTGGAAAAAGTTTTTTTAAATTATTTCCAAAAAGATTTTTGGTTAAAATAGAAAAAAATTTTAAGCAAAAAAAAATACAAAAAAAAGAAAATATTGCTTTTGATTTAGTTAGAGCTTCTGCTAATTTAACTATATCTAGCATATTAATATCTATAGCAACGGTTAAAAAATTACCATTATCTACTACTTTTGTCACTTTTATGGTGTCTATGGGGACTTCTCTTTCAGATAGAGCTTGGGATAGAGAAAGTGCTGTTTATAGAATTTCAGGAGTGTTAAAAGTTATAAGAGGATGGTTTTTAACAGGTTTCATGGCTTTTATTATATCAGGAATAATTGCTTCTTTTTTATACTTTTTTAAAGAATGGGCTTTATATTCTCTTATTTTTTTAATTTTATTTGTTTTTTATAAAAGTTATAAAAAATATCATCAAAAAAAAAGACAAAAGGAAAAACCATTTTTTGATATTATAGTAAATATTCCTATAGAAACAACTTTAAATAAAACATTTTATATTTTTAAAACAATACTTGAATATATAGAGGAAATGTATAAAAGTAGTATAGAAGGAATTACTCAAGAAAATTTTAAAACTCTTCAATATAGTAGAAATATTTTTTTAAAATTAAAAGAAAATTTTAAAAATATACAAAACACTTTAATTCAAGTGATTAGAAATACAAAAACCAGTAAAACTACTTATGGTATTATTTATTTACATATATATAACAAAACTAAAGATATTATTGAATCATCAGATATTATTACTAATCATACATTATTTCATGTAATAAATAGTCATACACCTTTAAAATATAAACAGAAAAAAAATTTATTAATTCTTGAAAATTTAATGATTGAACATTTTCACATTATTAAAAAAATAACAATAAATAAAAATTTACAAAAAATTCAATTTCCTTGTACAATACAAAATAAAATTCTAAATAAAATAGAGGAACAAATGAATCAACAAGTAATGGGAATTATTTCTCAAAAATATGGAAAAAAAAATACATTATTAATGTTAGATATTCTTTTACAATCAAAAAAAATAACAAAAAGTATAAAAGATATTATTTTATTATATAAAAAAAATATATCATCAAAAAAAGATGCATCATTTATAATTTTTTAG
- the ruvA gene encoding Holliday junction branch migration protein RuvA codes for MITHLRGKLIEKNQSYLIIDCHGVGYYIHISSYTYSSLLKIIKKEKDICIYTYLFIKENQHVLYGFFEKKERKIFSYLISVNGIGPNSAIMLLSSLTPYEIEKSIYKEDIKSFNQVKGIGTKTAQRIIIELKDKFTKDIFPKKGKNVKFLEKTPFLIKEEALNALIILGFSIKKSKKVLDDVLNENPEFSVENLIKESLKKL; via the coding sequence GTGATAACACATTTAAGAGGAAAATTAATAGAAAAAAATCAATCTTATTTAATAATAGATTGTCATGGAGTAGGATATTATATTCATATTTCATCATATACTTATTCTTCTTTATTAAAAATAATAAAAAAAGAAAAAGATATATGTATCTATACTTATCTTTTTATAAAAGAAAATCAACATGTTTTGTATGGTTTTTTTGAAAAAAAAGAAAGAAAAATATTTTCTTATTTGATATCTGTTAATGGAATAGGACCAAATTCTGCTATCATGTTATTATCTTCTCTAACTCCATATGAAATAGAAAAATCTATATATAAAGAGGATATAAAAAGTTTTAATCAAGTAAAAGGAATTGGGACCAAAACTGCTCAAAGAATTATTATTGAACTAAAAGATAAATTTACTAAAGACATTTTTCCTAAAAAAGGAAAAAATGTAAAATTTTTGGAAAAAACACCTTTTTTAATAAAAGAAGAAGCTTTAAACGCTTTGATTATACTTGGATTTTCTATCAAAAAATCTAAAAAGGTTTTGGATGATGTTTTAAATGAAAATCCCGAATTTTCTGTAGAAAATCTTATTAAAGAATCTTTAAAAAAATTGTAA
- the der gene encoding ribosome biogenesis GTPase Der: protein MNYTVSIVGRPNVGKSTLFNRLVGRKKAIVHIQSGVTRDRIFGNSEWNGLKFSVVDTGGFNFSVSNNDILEKEIKNQILISIKETDVILFLVDIKIGILETDIKIAKILNKFKKNTLLVVNKVDNVKSISYNEDTDFFHLGLGKYYCISAINGSGTGELLDKLIEIFKKNFFFKKEKIVKRELLPRFSVIGRPNVGKSTLINSFLNKNHHIVTNISGTTRDSLDVFYKKFGYECILVDTPGIRKKSKIIENIEYYSSMKTVQTIKYTDICLLMVDASIGWEKQDINIFRLIKKNNKGIIILINKWDLFYHKNYLIKKNYEFLIRKKISPFDNVPIIFISAKNKYGIHHIIPIAYKILKSRKNRLKTNILNKIMLPIFKKNPPPSKKKNKLIKIKYCTQLPLCTPVFIFFSNFPQYIKESYKRFVENKIRDHFDFIGVPIQIFFRKK from the coding sequence ATGAATTATACCGTATCTATCGTAGGACGTCCAAATGTAGGAAAATCTACTTTATTTAATCGTCTTGTAGGAAGAAAAAAAGCTATTGTTCATATTCAAAGTGGAGTTACAAGAGATAGAATTTTTGGAAATTCAGAATGGAATGGATTAAAATTCTCTGTGGTAGATACAGGTGGTTTTAATTTTTCAGTTTCAAATAATGATATTCTGGAAAAAGAAATAAAAAATCAAATTTTGATATCTATCAAAGAAACTGATGTTATTTTATTTTTAGTAGATATAAAAATTGGAATATTAGAAACAGATATAAAAATAGCTAAAATACTCAATAAATTTAAAAAAAATACTTTATTAGTAGTGAATAAAGTAGATAATGTAAAATCAATATCTTACAATGAAGATACAGATTTTTTTCATTTAGGATTAGGAAAATATTACTGTATATCAGCTATAAATGGTAGTGGAACGGGAGAATTATTAGATAAATTAATAGAAATTTTTAAAAAAAATTTCTTTTTTAAAAAAGAAAAAATCGTCAAAAGAGAATTACTTCCTCGTTTTTCGGTGATAGGACGTCCAAATGTAGGAAAATCTACTTTGATTAACTCTTTTCTAAATAAAAATCATCATATTGTAACTAATATTTCTGGTACAACTAGAGATAGTCTTGATGTTTTTTATAAAAAATTTGGATATGAATGTATTTTAGTTGATACTCCAGGAATAAGAAAAAAATCAAAAATTATAGAAAATATTGAGTATTATTCTTCTATGAAAACGGTACAAACAATCAAATACACTGATATTTGTCTTTTAATGGTAGATGCGTCTATTGGATGGGAAAAACAAGATATTAATATTTTTAGATTAATTAAAAAAAATAATAAAGGTATTATAATTCTTATTAACAAATGGGATTTATTTTATCATAAAAATTATTTGATAAAAAAGAATTACGAATTTTTGATTCGAAAAAAAATATCTCCATTTGATAATGTTCCTATTATTTTTATATCTGCAAAAAATAAATATGGAATACATCATATTATACCCATAGCTTATAAAATTTTAAAATCACGTAAAAATAGATTAAAAACGAATATTTTAAATAAAATTATGTTACCAATTTTTAAAAAAAACCCTCCTCCTTCTAAGAAAAAAAATAAATTGATAAAAATAAAATATTGTACTCAGCTGCCATTATGCACGCCCGTATTTATTTTTTTCTCTAATTTTCCTCAATATATAAAAGAATCTTATAAAAGATTTGTTGAAAATAAAATTCGTGATCACTTTGATTTTATAGGAGTCCCTATACAAATTTTCTTTAGAAAAAAATAA
- the trmD gene encoding tRNA (guanosine(37)-N1)-methyltransferase TrmD — MRIDIVSLFPEILHSPFSNSIIKKAINQGLIDIYVHDLRKYGVGERKKVDDYPYGGGSGMVLKIEPVYQCFSKLLSERYYDEKIFMTPDGTIFSQKYAKILTDKKNIIILCGRYKGIDQRIRDHLISQEISIGKYILSGGELAAAVVVESVVRLLPGVIKNKDSIITDSFQKEFLIAPPIYTRPAIYKGWSVPKILLSGHHKKIKDWFYKKSMQLKKKLNL; from the coding sequence ATGCGTATAGATATTGTTAGCCTTTTTCCTGAAATTTTACATAGTCCTTTTTCCAATTCTATTATTAAAAAAGCAATCAATCAAGGATTGATTGATATTTATGTACATGATTTACGTAAATATGGAGTAGGGGAACGAAAAAAAGTAGATGATTATCCTTATGGAGGAGGATCTGGAATGGTTCTTAAAATAGAACCTGTATATCAATGTTTTTCAAAATTATTATCAGAACGATATTATGATGAAAAAATTTTTATGACTCCTGATGGAACCATTTTTTCACAAAAATATGCAAAAATTTTAACTGATAAAAAAAATATTATCATTCTTTGTGGACGTTACAAAGGGATTGATCAAAGAATTAGAGATCATTTGATTTCTCAAGAAATATCTATTGGAAAATATATTTTATCTGGAGGAGAACTAGCTGCGGCTGTAGTAGTAGAATCTGTAGTTCGATTATTACCTGGTGTCATAAAAAATAAAGATTCTATTATTACGGATTCTTTTCAAAAAGAATTTTTAATTGCTCCTCCTATTTATACTCGTCCCGCTATTTATAAAGGATGGTCTGTACCAAAAATCCTTTTATCTGGACATCATAAAAAAATAAAAGATTGGTTTTATAAAAAATCTATGCAACTTAAAAAAAAGTTAAACTTATAA
- the argH gene encoding argininosuccinate lyase: MKIWDKKNNLSFNKKIENFTSGKDSKIDLLLAPHDVIGTIAHIIMLKSIGLLNKKDFKILIHELRHIYVNEILQNNFIMDEGIEDIHSQIEFLLINRLGEVGKKIHSGRSRNDQILVDLKLFVRTEIKEIVLITYSFFDFLLKLSEQHKNTFMPGYTHYQIAMPSSFGLWFAAYAESLIDDLLLIHTAYRIVNKNPLGSAAGYGSTLPLNRKMTTDLLGFENLNYNVIYAQMGRGKMEIIVSESIASLARTLSKMAQDICLYLSQNFNFISFPDHLTTGSSIMPHKKNPDVFEIIRAKCNRMISLPNEIYLISSNLCSGYHRDFQIIKERFIPLFEEIKKCFSMFKYMLNHIIVKNNILQEEKDKYKYLFSVEIVNKLVIEKGYSFREAYQKVGLDIQKGCFQPLYFTKNSYSHEGSIGNLCNKKIRNLMKNVIKEFNFYKIEKIIKRLIYSKNIL; this comes from the coding sequence GTGAAAATTTGGGATAAAAAAAATAATTTAAGTTTTAATAAAAAAATAGAAAATTTTACTTCAGGAAAGGATTCTAAAATAGATTTACTTTTAGCTCCGCATGATGTTATAGGAACTATCGCTCATATCATTATGTTAAAAAGTATTGGATTATTAAATAAAAAAGATTTTAAAATTTTAATTCATGAATTACGTCATATTTATGTAAATGAAATATTACAAAATAATTTTATAATGGATGAAGGAATAGAAGATATTCATTCTCAAATAGAATTTTTATTAATAAATCGTTTAGGAGAAGTAGGTAAAAAAATACATAGTGGAAGATCAAGAAATGATCAAATATTGGTTGATTTAAAACTTTTTGTTCGTACAGAAATCAAAGAAATCGTTTTAATAACTTATTCATTTTTTGATTTTTTATTAAAATTAAGTGAACAACATAAAAATACATTTATGCCTGGTTATACTCATTATCAAATAGCGATGCCTTCTTCTTTTGGACTTTGGTTTGCAGCATATGCTGAAAGTTTAATAGATGATTTATTATTAATACACACAGCATATCGTATTGTTAATAAAAATCCTTTAGGATCGGCGGCAGGTTATGGTTCTACTTTACCTTTAAATAGAAAAATGACAACGGATTTATTAGGATTTGAAAATTTAAATTATAATGTAATATATGCTCAAATGGGACGTGGTAAAATGGAAATAATAGTTTCAGAATCTATTGCTTCTTTAGCAAGAACTTTAAGTAAAATGGCACAAGATATTTGCTTATACTTAAGTCAAAATTTCAATTTTATTAGTTTTCCTGATCATCTAACTACTGGATCTAGTATTATGCCTCATAAAAAAAATCCAGATGTATTTGAAATAATACGAGCTAAATGTAATAGAATGATTTCATTACCAAATGAAATTTATTTAATTTCTTCTAATTTATGCTCTGGATATCATAGAGATTTTCAAATTATTAAAGAAAGATTTATTCCTCTTTTTGAAGAAATAAAAAAATGTTTTTCTATGTTTAAGTATATGTTGAATCATATTATAGTGAAAAATAATATTCTTCAGGAAGAAAAAGATAAATATAAATATTTATTCAGTGTAGAAATAGTTAATAAACTTGTTATTGAAAAAGGATATTCTTTTAGAGAAGCCTATCAAAAAGTCGGTTTAGATATACAAAAAGGATGTTTTCAACCTTTATACTTTACCAAAAATTCTTATTCTCATGAAGGAAGTATAGGAAATTTATGTAATAAAAAAATTAGAAATTTGATGAAAAATGTTATCAAAGAATTTAATTTTTATAAAATCGAAAAAATTATAAAACGTTTAATTTATAGTAAAAATATTTTATAA
- the gyrB gene encoding DNA topoisomerase (ATP-hydrolyzing) subunit B, whose translation MSKKNTKNNYTADSIQSLEGIEHIRMRPSMYIGDVGIRGLHHLVYEVIDNSVDEALAGFCNKIWVKIHKNGFITVLDNGRGIPIDIHKKEGKSALEVVMTKIGAGGKFDKNSYKVSGGLHGVGISCVNALSQKLIVTIYRNKKIYQQEYFKGTALYPVKCLGKTDMQGTKIYYIADHSIFHSITYNYKILSERLKELSFLNKGLSLFLKDERENIKECFFSKNGLKEYLPILDKNKESLTKNIIFIEGEKDNTIVEVAMQYNTSFKEKIHSYVNNINTTEGGTHLSGFRRALTRTLKKYVDGDRILSNKDKVEFTGDDFREGITAIISVRVMDPQFEGQTKTKLSNHEVGGIVDKIVGEMLNSYLEEHPIDRKKIIDKVILAAKARQAARKARELIQKKNPINSILPGKLADCSFNNPKDCEIYLVEGDSAGGTAKQGRDRNFQAILPLRGKILNVEKAMQHKIFENEEIKNIFTSLGVSIEIEENKEILNIKKLRYNKIIIMTDADIDGSHISTLILTLFFRYMKPLIEKGHIYIATPPLYLIQKGNHYQYAWSDKERENIINQLGVKKNINIQRYKGLGEMNAEQLWETTMNPKKRTLRKVNIENHSEADKIFSILMGDEVPPRRNFIEKNAIYAKINV comes from the coding sequence ATGAGTAAAAAAAATACTAAAAATAATTATACAGCAGATAGTATTCAATCTCTTGAAGGTATCGAACATATCAGAATGAGACCTTCTATGTACATTGGAGATGTAGGAATTAGAGGATTACATCATTTAGTATATGAAGTAATAGATAATTCTGTTGATGAAGCTTTAGCAGGTTTCTGTAATAAAATATGGGTAAAAATTCACAAAAATGGATTTATTACTGTACTTGATAATGGTCGTGGAATTCCAATAGATATTCATAAAAAAGAAGGAAAATCGGCTCTTGAAGTTGTAATGACTAAAATTGGGGCAGGTGGTAAATTTGATAAAAATTCTTATAAAGTTTCGGGAGGATTACACGGAGTGGGAATTTCCTGTGTTAATGCTTTATCTCAAAAACTTATAGTTACAATTTATCGTAATAAAAAAATTTATCAACAAGAATATTTTAAAGGAACAGCCCTTTATCCTGTAAAATGTTTAGGAAAAACAGATATGCAAGGAACAAAAATTTATTATATTGCTGATCATTCTATTTTTCATTCTATTACATATAATTATAAAATTTTATCCGAAAGATTGAAAGAATTATCTTTTTTAAATAAAGGACTTTCTTTATTTTTAAAAGATGAAAGAGAGAATATTAAAGAATGTTTTTTTTCTAAAAATGGATTAAAAGAATATCTTCCTATTTTAGATAAAAATAAGGAATCTTTAACTAAAAATATCATTTTTATTGAAGGAGAAAAAGATAATACAATTGTAGAGGTGGCAATGCAATACAATACTTCTTTTAAAGAAAAAATTCATTCTTATGTTAATAATATCAATACTACTGAAGGAGGGACTCATCTTTCTGGATTTCGAAGAGCATTAACAAGAACGTTAAAAAAATATGTAGATGGTGATAGAATTTTATCCAATAAAGATAAAGTTGAGTTTACTGGAGATGATTTTAGGGAAGGAATTACAGCTATTATATCTGTTAGAGTAATGGATCCTCAATTTGAGGGACAAACTAAAACAAAATTAAGTAATCACGAAGTTGGAGGAATTGTAGATAAGATTGTAGGGGAAATGTTGAATAGTTATTTAGAAGAGCATCCTATTGATCGGAAAAAAATTATTGATAAAGTAATATTAGCAGCTAAAGCACGTCAAGCTGCTAGAAAAGCTCGTGAATTAATACAAAAAAAGAATCCTATTAATAGTATTTTACCTGGAAAATTAGCGGATTGTTCTTTTAATAATCCAAAAGATTGTGAAATTTATTTGGTTGAAGGAGATTCTGCGGGGGGTACTGCGAAACAAGGTAGAGATAGAAATTTTCAAGCTATTTTACCTTTACGAGGAAAAATATTAAATGTTGAAAAAGCTATGCAGCATAAAATATTTGAAAATGAAGAAATAAAAAATATATTTACATCTTTAGGAGTTTCTATTGAAATCGAAGAAAATAAAGAAATTTTAAATATAAAAAAACTGAGATACAATAAAATTATTATTATGACAGATGCTGATATAGATGGAAGTCATATTTCTACTTTAATTTTAACATTGTTCTTTCGTTATATGAAGCCATTAATAGAAAAAGGACACATTTATATTGCAACACCTCCACTTTATTTAATACAAAAAGGGAACCATTATCAATATGCTTGGAGCGATAAAGAAAGAGAAAATATTATCAATCAATTAGGAGTAAAAAAAAATATTAATATACAACGTTATAAAGGATTAGGAGAAATGAATGCAGAACAACTTTGGGAAACAACTATGAATCCAAAAAAAAGAACTTTAAGAAAAGTAAATATAGAAAATCATTCCGAAGCAGATAAAATATTTTCCATACTTATGGGAGATGAAGTACCACCACGTAGAAATTTTATAGAAAAAAATGCAATATATGCAAAAATAAATGTATAA